CGCCGTGGGATTATTAATGGTTGGGTTCAGGTAAAGCGCGCGGATAGGCTCCCGGCGGCACAACGTATCCAGCTCCTCGGGCAGCGGGCCATCATTATCGGCGGGGGTTTCAATCAGCTTAATATTCAGGCTGGCGGCAATCGCTTTAATGCCGGGATAAAAGAACGGCGGCAGAGCGATGGCCCCACTTCGCCCCGGCAGTGAAAACAACGCCACCAGCGCGCCGTGGATCCCGGCGCTGGGCAGCAACAGATCGGCTGAAGGGTAAGCCATTCTCGCCTGCAACCAGCGCAGCCCGGCGGCGCGAATCTCATCGCTGCCGGTAATATCCTGATAATTGAGCAGTTCCCGAAACTGTGGGCGGCGGATGGCTTCAATGGCTGCATCGCGCATGGCGTCCAGCAGGCGGCTGGAATGGGTGGTAAACGGCGAATTCATCAGCGCGCGGCTGTCGGCTTCCGGCCGTTCGGCGTGCAACGTCGCTCGCACATAGCTACCTTTGCCGGGTTTGGATTCAATCAGACCCGAGGCTTTGGCCGAAGCCCACGCGCTGGCGACCGTCGCGTAGTTTATTTCCAGCAGTGCCGACAGCTCGCGCACCGTGGGCAGACGCTCGCCGCTGGCAAGGGTACCGCTTTCAATCGCCTCGATGAGGAAGTCGCAAATATCCTGAGCCGAACAGCTGCGCCCGTGAATGCTTTGCTTGAACTGGATAAAGGTTTGTTGGCTCATGACCCGCTGCCGGTATTGCACATGGTGGGCCATGCTAAGCAAATCAATTTTAACTGTCAATAACAACTAATGAACATCAATTCTAACTTTAATTAACAATTTCTACTTTTTGATTTTTATGAATTTTAAGTTGTGATGATGAATCTTCGCTGCCCCGATAATAGCTGTCGTTATAGCGAATAGCCGGATGCTGATTAACGCTAAAAACTCCCGGTTTAGGGCTGACCAGGGTAAACTACGCGCCTGCCGCTGTTTGCCAGCCTTTTATTGAGACGACCATCGTGACATCTTTTGCCAGCTTAAACCTCCTTCCCGCGGAACAACTCGCCAACCTGAATGAACTGGGTTACCACACTATGACACCGGTTCAGGCGGCGGCGCTTCCCGCCATTCTGGCCGGGAAAGATGTACGCGCCCAGGCACAAACCGGCAGCGGTAAAACGGCGGCTTTTGGCCTGGGTTTGCTCCAGCATATTGATGCCAGCCAGTTTATTACCCAGTCGCTGGTGCTGTGTCCGACTCGCGAACTGGCCGACCAGGTGGCGAAAGAGCTGCGCCGCCTGGCCCGCTATATGCCCAATATTAAAGTCCTGACCCTGTGTGGCGGCCAGCCGTTTGGCATCCAGCGCGACTCACTGGCCCATGCGCCGCATATTATTGTGGCTACGCCGGGTCGCCTGCTGGATCACCTGAAAAAAGAGACCGTTTCGCTCGCGGCGCTGCAAACGCTGGTGCTGGATGAAGCCGATCGCATGCTGGATATGGGCTTTGCCGATGCTATTGATGAGGTGATAAGCCATGCTCCGGCCGGCCGTCAGACTTTGCTGTTTTCCGCAACCTGGCCTGCGGGCATTGCGGCTATCAGCGGGCGCATTCAGCGCGACCCGTTAACGGTGGAGACTGAAGCCGTTGATGAACTTCCGGCGGTAGAGCAGCAATTTTTTGAAGTTTCACGCGGCGGCAAAATCAGCCTGCTCCAGAAACTGCTCAGTAAATACCAGCCCGCTTCCTGCGTGGTGTTCTGTAACACCAAAAAAGACTGCCAGGCGGTATGCGATGCGCTGACCGATAGCGACCAGAGCGTGCTGGCGCTGCATGGCGATATGGAGCAGCGGGACCGCGATCAGACTCTGGTGCGCTTTGCCAACGGCAGCAGCCGGGTGCTGGTTGCCACCGACGTCGCCGCCCGCGGCCTGGATATTAAAGCGCTGGAAATGGTGATTAACTATGAGCTTTCCTGGGATCCGGAAGTGCACGTTCATCGCATTGGCCGTACCGCCCGCGCCGGCGAAAGTGGCCGCGCCCTGAGCCTGTGCGCGCCGGAAGAGGCGCAGCGCGCGAATGCGCTGTCGGAAATGCTCAACCTGAAACTGAACTGGCAGCCAGCGCCAGCCGGCGTCAGCATCCAGCCGCTGGAAGCGGAAATGATGACCCTGTGCATTGATGGCGGCAAGAAGGCCAAAATGCGAGCAGGCGATATTCTCGGTGCGCTGACCGGTGATATGGGGCTCAGTGGCGATGATATCGGTAAGATAGATATTCACCCGATTCACGCCTATGTCGCGGTACGCCGCAATGTGGCGCGTCAGGCCTGGAAACAGCTACAGCAGGGTAAAATCAAAGGCAAATCGGTGAAGGTGC
This genomic interval from Salmonella enterica subsp. enterica serovar Choleraesuis contains the following:
- a CDS encoding transcriptional regulator, with translation MSQQTFIQFKQSIHGRSCSAQDICDFLIEAIESGTLASGERLPTVRELSALLEINYATVASAWASAKASGLIESKPGKGSYVRATLHAERPEADSRALMNSPFTTHSSRLLDAMRDAAIEAIRRPQFRELLNYQDITGSDEIRAAGLRWLQARMAYPSADLLLPSAGIHGALVALFSLPGRSGAIALPPFFYPGIKAIAASLNIKLIETPADNDGPLPEELDTLCRREPIRALYLNPTINNPTAVTISLERRQALAAVARRHHLTIIEDDAYGALAAQSLPTFCQLVPELTWYIGGLSKSLAPGIRMAWICAPSAIERGYLASTLNALTLMPNPLVSGVVSQWIFGGVADLAASEMRQEARARHQLVIRLLAGRDFQASPQGFHLWLRLPGLDASAIAAKLRQMGISALASHEFSLSSRCESAIRLCTGGNISHQQCELMLTTTLNIIDNPSVISSVAI
- the dbpA gene encoding ATP-dependent RNA helicase DbpA: MTSFASLNLLPAEQLANLNELGYHTMTPVQAAALPAILAGKDVRAQAQTGSGKTAAFGLGLLQHIDASQFITQSLVLCPTRELADQVAKELRRLARYMPNIKVLTLCGGQPFGIQRDSLAHAPHIIVATPGRLLDHLKKETVSLAALQTLVLDEADRMLDMGFADAIDEVISHAPAGRQTLLFSATWPAGIAAISGRIQRDPLTVETEAVDELPAVEQQFFEVSRGGKISLLQKLLSKYQPASCVVFCNTKKDCQAVCDALTDSDQSVLALHGDMEQRDRDQTLVRFANGSSRVLVATDVAARGLDIKALEMVINYELSWDPEVHVHRIGRTARAGESGRALSLCAPEEAQRANALSEMLNLKLNWQPAPAGVSIQPLEAEMMTLCIDGGKKAKMRAGDILGALTGDMGLSGDDIGKIDIHPIHAYVAVRRNVARQAWKQLQQGKIKGKSVKVRLFK